Sequence from the Tripterygium wilfordii isolate XIE 37 chromosome 10, ASM1340144v1, whole genome shotgun sequence genome:
ATCTGATAAAGTAAGTTCAGAGGGAAGAAAAGCTCataagaagaaaagcaaagaaattTCTAAAAACAGAGTATGTTCCTCCATACCTATTACATGGAATCTAATTCATATTCACTAATTGAAACACTGAATCAGATTATTGTTTCATGTTCAAAGACATACCTGAACGGTTCCAAGACAGAAGAGGGTTATGCCAATATTCCTGTGAGTATTATACTGAATACCAGCAGAATCACTGCCAAGCTTCATACCAGTTCCCCAACCAGCAACACCAACAATATAGGCAGAAGTTTGACAAGCAACATGTATGTAAAACCAAGCCGGATCTGCTGACTTGAACACCTTCAAGTACCTAGCAACTATGGCTCCCATTGGAATCAGAGTTCCCCAACTTACCGCGTTTAGCACTCCATGAATCTGAAActcataaacaacaaatcaacTATCATATAAACCAAAACAGAGAAGAACATCTAGCAATTTAGTTAATTAATATTGAaagatcaaaaatcaaaagcttacattccttttcttttgtctgGAGGTGATACTTCCTCCGCCAGCACTTGTTTGTCCAGTCCTAAAATCAATACTCCCAACAGACACCATATTATTACCAGTTGTAGGATGTATAGAAGGAGCACCTCCACTCATTGGACCTTCTTGCCAAACCTGGTTCGTAGACAACAATGAATCAATGAGCTGTAAAGTTGCGAAAATCGTCATCTCTCCATTCTCAAGCATAGCTGATATCCCAGAAACCCCAAAACTCAAATTCCCTTGAGCAAGTGTTGTCCCGCCCGTGCCAGTTATTGGAGAAGTATGAGCTTGGACTAGATTAGTACTAGAGTTCTGGTATGCCACCAGTGCCTGTGAACCAGCCATGATTTGGCCACTTGGGTTTAGAGCCCACGCAACCCATCTTGTGGAGTCGGTTCCGGTGTGCCTGAAGGCGATAGCAACGGTTCCAGCTGATTGATTATA
This genomic interval carries:
- the LOC120008027 gene encoding cytochrome b561 and DOMON domain-containing protein At5g35735-like; this encodes MSRSYVTVLFSCILISLCLPNSSAQTCNSYSFSSNRVYPSCVDLSVLNSYLHWSYNQSAGTVAIAFRHTGTDSTRWVAWALNPSGQIMAGSQALVAYQNSSTNLVQAHTSPITGTGGTTLAQGNLSFGVSGISAMLENGEMTIFATLQLIDSLLSTNQVWQEGPMSGGAPSIHPTTGNNMVSVGSIDFRTGQTSAGGGSITSRQKKRNIHGVLNAVSWGTLIPMGAIVARYLKVFKSADPAWFYIHVACQTSAYIVGVAGWGTGMKLGSDSAGIQYNTHRNIGITLFCLGTVQVFALLLRPKKDHKYRLYWNIYHHTIGYAVIILSIINIFEGFKVLDGQKNWRTAYTVVIIVLGCIAVVLEAFTWFIVLKRKRVSSDKHPHGKDGYGARPERTEV